One genomic segment of Candidatus Nezhaarchaeota archaeon includes these proteins:
- a CDS encoding ABC transporter ATP-binding protein — translation MVIEISVRDVKVYYRSIKALDGVSISVNGGEVLSVLGPNGAGKSTLLKVINGVLRPVMGVVYIDNKDLLKIPRRELARRIGIVPQRVHLATLLSVYDFVMTGRRPHINLFPTKIDEEKVYEALKVVGALELANRSLDELSGGELQRVIIARALAGEPEVLLLDEPTNNLDLKYQIEILNLIRSLRSRGLTIIVALHDLTQAFRISDKVLLLKGGRVYAVGRPEEVLKPEVIFEVYGVPTIVIREHKIIAPLFQ, via the coding sequence GTGGTTATAGAGATTAGCGTTAGAGACGTCAAGGTATATTATCGAAGCATTAAGGCCTTAGACGGCGTCTCAATAAGCGTAAATGGAGGTGAAGTACTTTCAGTCCTAGGACCTAATGGTGCTGGCAAGAGTACGCTTTTGAAGGTAATCAATGGAGTTTTAAGACCTGTGATGGGTGTTGTCTACATAGACAATAAGGATTTACTTAAAATTCCTAGAAGAGAATTAGCAAGGAGGATCGGTATTGTACCTCAAAGAGTACACTTAGCAACGCTACTATCAGTCTATGACTTCGTTATGACTGGAAGAAGACCGCACATAAATCTATTTCCCACAAAAATTGATGAAGAGAAAGTTTACGAGGCTCTGAAAGTTGTTGGTGCCCTCGAGCTAGCTAACAGAAGTTTGGATGAATTAAGTGGAGGAGAACTTCAAAGAGTCATCATTGCTAGAGCATTAGCTGGAGAGCCAGAAGTTCTATTGCTAGATGAACCTACAAATAACCTAGACCTTAAATATCAAATCGAGATCCTGAATTTAATAAGGTCGCTGCGATCGAGAGGTCTAACGATAATAGTTGCGCTACACGACCTCACTCAAGCATTTAGGATATCAGATAAAGTCCTGCTCTTAAAGGGGGGTAGAGTGTACGCTGTCGGAAGACCCGAAGAGGTTTTGAAGCCAGAGGTGATCTTCGAAGTTTATGGCGTTCCGACAATTGTTATCAGAGAACATAAGATAATAGCACCATTATTTCAATAG
- a CDS encoding iron ABC transporter permease: MPLVTSKSGKRLILISLTFFVLLLIPTSISLGLYKASFMDVIRALLMPSDDMLSTVIWDLRLRRVLAGIIIGAILGGAGTAIQACMRNPLASPFTFGLSFAASLGVAIALLALHGGGIQRYQIMIYNPFVVSMFAFIFSLIQVALVLTLAYKAGLSAGSLVLSAIATSFAYQAILYLIQYFYLNEIMVSTVVFWTFGDLGRISWLELNIVSVVAFTIVIPYFILRSLDYDLILGGDELAKSSGVSPQRLRLETVIVAALATALATSFVGVIGFVCLAAPHVARLVVGSGHRYLIPASMLFGSILLTSSDTIGRTIIAPTVIPVGIMTSLIGAPLLVYLLLGARSRGYRD, encoded by the coding sequence TTGCCCCTAGTAACATCGAAAAGTGGCAAGCGGCTCATCTTAATCTCTTTAACATTTTTTGTTCTCCTCCTAATCCCGACATCTATCTCCCTAGGTTTATACAAGGCCTCCTTCATGGACGTTATCCGCGCATTACTAATGCCGAGCGACGACATGCTATCAACTGTAATCTGGGATTTAAGGCTTAGAAGGGTTTTAGCTGGAATAATTATAGGAGCAATTCTAGGTGGAGCTGGGACAGCAATTCAAGCTTGTATGAGAAATCCACTGGCCTCCCCCTTCACCTTCGGCTTATCCTTTGCAGCCTCTCTAGGAGTTGCTATTGCTCTACTAGCTCTGCATGGAGGAGGTATTCAAAGGTATCAAATCATGATTTACAACCCCTTCGTGGTCTCAATGTTCGCCTTCATATTCTCTTTAATTCAAGTGGCTTTAGTACTAACCCTGGCCTACAAAGCTGGGCTTAGCGCGGGCTCTCTTGTGCTCTCAGCTATTGCTACTTCCTTCGCTTATCAAGCCATACTCTATTTAATACAATACTTCTACCTCAATGAGATCATGGTGTCTACGGTGGTCTTTTGGACCTTCGGAGATCTCGGTAGGATTTCATGGCTTGAGCTCAATATTGTGAGCGTTGTCGCCTTTACGATAGTCATCCCCTACTTCATACTTAGGAGCTTGGATTACGACCTCATCTTAGGTGGAGATGAATTAGCTAAGTCGTCGGGGGTAAGTCCTCAGAGACTTAGGCTCGAGACCGTCATCGTAGCTGCTTTAGCTACCGCTCTCGCAACATCGTTTGTAGGCGTCATAGGTTTTGTTTGCCTTGCCGCTCCTCACGTAGCTAGGCTAGTCGTTGGAAGTGGCCATAGATACTTAATACCAGCTTCGATGCTATTCGGCTCAATACTCTTAACCTCCTCAGATACCATTGGTAGAACCATCATAGCTCCAACGGTAATCCCTGTTGGAATAATGACGTCCCTCATAGGAGCCCCTCTACTCGTCTACCTCCTTCTTGGGGCGAGAAGTCGTGGTTATAGAGATTAG
- a CDS encoding ABC transporter substrate-binding protein has translation MRRRGITKLQATALMIIMVAAIALTVAFGLSQLYSTGPSPSTHQFDQAPARASYVIDFMGRNVTIPENVTRIVAIGPGALRLVCYLKAVDLLVGVEESEIKWGFVGRDYAMAYGEAFKSLQIIGPGGPGKPPNPELILQAKPDLIIMSRTYAEMYDPDRLESETKAKVVVVDYGEAGYLDVDGLAKALRMLGLVLNRSERAEELIRYVNSIVEDLSSRTEKIAERPKVYVGAISYRGPQPFTTTQVAFPPLKLLHTPSIADKYSDKPGVLFWSFETILLEQPDVVFIDQGNLATVLSDFGKDPSKYLQLKAFRDGNVYGIIPYNYYHTNVATALANAYYMGKVLYPKSFEGVDPEKKADEIFTVFVGKPIYQLYKEGYGGFRNLSDLFKVP, from the coding sequence ATGAGGAGGAGAGGTATAACCAAGCTCCAAGCCACAGCATTGATGATTATAATGGTCGCAGCTATAGCTCTCACGGTCGCCTTTGGTCTTAGCCAGCTCTATTCGACAGGTCCAAGCCCATCGACTCACCAATTCGACCAGGCTCCAGCTAGAGCTAGTTACGTAATCGACTTCATGGGTAGAAACGTGACCATACCGGAGAACGTAACCCGCATAGTAGCCATAGGTCCTGGAGCACTTCGATTAGTCTGTTACTTAAAAGCTGTCGACCTGCTAGTAGGGGTTGAGGAAAGTGAGATCAAGTGGGGATTTGTTGGGAGAGACTACGCCATGGCCTATGGAGAAGCCTTTAAGAGCCTTCAGATAATAGGTCCTGGAGGTCCTGGCAAACCTCCAAATCCAGAACTGATACTGCAAGCAAAACCGGACCTCATAATCATGAGCCGAACCTACGCTGAGATGTACGACCCAGATAGGCTTGAGAGTGAGACCAAAGCCAAAGTCGTCGTGGTAGACTACGGTGAAGCAGGTTACTTGGACGTTGATGGGTTGGCTAAAGCACTGAGAATGCTTGGCTTGGTGTTGAATAGGAGCGAGAGAGCTGAAGAGCTGATAAGGTATGTGAACAGCATAGTTGAGGATTTAAGCAGTAGGACCGAGAAGATAGCGGAGAGACCTAAGGTCTACGTGGGCGCGATATCCTATAGAGGCCCTCAACCATTCACTACAACTCAAGTTGCTTTTCCGCCGCTTAAGCTGCTACACACTCCATCGATTGCCGACAAGTACTCAGATAAACCTGGAGTCCTATTCTGGAGCTTTGAGACGATATTGCTTGAGCAACCAGATGTGGTGTTCATAGATCAGGGCAACTTAGCTACAGTGCTTAGCGACTTTGGAAAGGATCCATCTAAATATTTACAGTTAAAAGCGTTTAGAGATGGTAACGTCTATGGGATCATACCATACAACTACTATCACACTAACGTAGCAACAGCTTTAGCGAACGCTTACTACATGGGTAAGGTTCTGTACCCAAAGAGCTTTGAAGGTGTTGACCCAGAGAAGAAGGCTGACGAGATATTTACGGTCTTCGTTGGGAAGCCAATATATCAACTGTATAAAGAGGGGTATGGGGGCTTCAGAAACCTATCCGACTTGTTCAAGGTGCCATAG
- a CDS encoding FmdE family protein produces the protein MVDQALIAKAKDLHGHVCPFLVLGLRASEIAMKKLGVERAGESETVSEDLLAIVECNNCFTDGVQVATGCTLGNNCLIYLDLGKNAITLVRRSDWRGVRVYVDGERLFAKYFNEEAMKLFEKVVVKREGTADDVKRLREMWSQIAYSLSNMPEEEFKIEEVKVTEVERAPIFESIRCEKCGELAMKTHVEIVNGKAMCLSCLGECNAVVGRGIISRFKVPYAR, from the coding sequence ATGGTAGATCAAGCTCTAATAGCGAAAGCTAAGGACCTACACGGGCATGTGTGCCCGTTCTTAGTTCTTGGCTTAAGAGCCTCTGAGATTGCTATGAAGAAGCTCGGTGTTGAAAGGGCTGGAGAGTCTGAGACTGTTAGCGAAGATCTTTTAGCCATAGTTGAGTGCAACAACTGCTTTACTGATGGCGTTCAAGTCGCAACTGGCTGTACTCTAGGAAATAACTGTCTCATCTACCTGGATCTAGGAAAGAACGCAATCACCCTGGTTAGAAGGAGTGACTGGAGAGGCGTGAGGGTATACGTAGATGGAGAGAGACTATTTGCTAAGTACTTCAACGAAGAGGCGATGAAGCTCTTCGAGAAGGTAGTTGTAAAGAGGGAGGGAACAGCAGATGATGTCAAGAGATTGCGGGAGATGTGGAGCCAGATAGCCTACTCTCTAAGCAACATGCCTGAAGAGGAGTTCAAGATAGAGGAGGTTAAGGTAACCGAAGTTGAAAGAGCGCCGATCTTTGAGAGCATTCGATGCGAAAAGTGTGGCGAGCTAGCCATGAAGACCCACGTGGAGATCGTTAACGGGAAGGCTATGTGCTTAAGCTGCTTAGGTGAGTGCAATGCCGTTGTTGGAAGAGGAATAATTTCGAGATTTAAGGTCCCATATGCTAGGTGA